A single Hypanus sabinus isolate sHypSab1 chromosome 24, sHypSab1.hap1, whole genome shotgun sequence DNA region contains:
- the LOC132380650 gene encoding zinc finger protein 771-like — MHQRRKRRRGRRRMRRRRWGRRQPRLLWQQSPPARWTMTTTVWAWAPAASAAGPAAPPPQLELPARLSPHFECAICCKAFPKASYLAQHQRVHSGERPYCCPACPKRFARAFELTRHRRIHTGEKPYQCPLCPRRFYSSGNLSQHRRVHTGEKPYRCSLCQRPFAKSSNLVEHLRTHTLEKPFECALCRKLFRNAGGLAKHRYLHSGRKPFQCAVCGKGFVQRTHLRRHQATHPQAEG; from the coding sequence ATGCACCAgcggaggaagaggaggaggggccggcggaggatgaggaggaggaggtggggcCGCCGGCAGCCGCGTTTGTTGTGGCAGCAGTCGCCCCCTGCCCGCTGGACGATGACAACGACAGTCTGGGCGTGGGCTCCAGCTGCCTCTGCGGCCGGCCCTGCGGCGCCCCCACCCCAGCTGGAGTTGCCCGCCCGCCTGTCCCCCCACTTTGAGTGTGCCATCTGCTGCAAGGCCTTCCCCAAGGCCTCGTACCTGGCCCAGCACCAGCGCGTCCACAGCGGCGAGCGGCCCTACTGCTGCCCGGCCTGCCCCAAGCGCTTCGCCCGCGCCTTCGAGCTGACCCGGCACCGCCGCATCCACACGGGCGAGAAGCCCTACCAGTGCCCGCTGTGCCCCCGCCGCTTCTACTCGTCGGGCAACCTGAGCCAGCACCGGCGCGTCCACACCGGCGAGAAGCCCTACCGTTGCAGCCTGTGCCAGCGGCCGTTCGCCAAGTCCAGCAACCTGGTGGAGCACCTGCGCACCCACACGCTGGAGAAGCCCTTCGAGTGCGCCCTGTGCCGCAAGCTCTTCCGCAACGCGGGCGGCCTGGCAAAGCACCGCTACCTGCACAGCGGCCGCAAGCCCTTCCAGTGCGCCGTCTGCGGCAAGGGCTTCGTGCAGCGGACACACCTGCGTCGCCACCAGGCCACCCACCCGCAGGCTGAGGGCTGA